CCGAAGCCGTGCAGGCCAATCTCGCCCAGGGCGGCATCAAAGTTCAGATCATCCCGGGCGACAACAAGCAGACGCTTGCGAAGTACCGCTCGCGCTCGCACGACATCTATATCGGCGAATGGTCGGCGGACTATATCGACCCGCACAGCAATGCGCAGGGCTTCGCCTGGAGTCCGGACAACTCCGACAAGTCGGCCTACAAGATGCTCGCGTGGCGCAACTCGTGGGATATTCCTGATCTGACGAAGGAAACCAACGCGGCGCTCGCCGAATCGTCGACCGCCAGGCGCGCCGAGCTGTACCAGACGATGCAGAAGCAGATGCTTGCGAACTCACCCTTCGTGATCATGTTCCAACAGGTCTCGCAGGTAGCCGCGCGGCCGGGCGTGACGGGGCTCGAAGTGGGTCCGATCAACGACCTCGTGTCGTATCGTGACCTGAAGAAGCAGTAACGTATGCGGCGAAGGCGAAACTGTCCTGGCTTCGCCTTCGGCCGAGGAACCCATCATGTCGACTCCCCTCACGACTCGCGAGCGCATGCGCGCGCTTTCGGCTGAAAGCGCCAGCGTGCGCTGGACCTTGCGCCTCGTGCGCTGGATCTTCACGCTCGTGATTACCTTCACCGGCTTGCTGGCCGTCACGTTCGTGATCGGCCGCAAGATACCAATCGACCCGGTGCTGGCGATTCTCGGCGATCGCGCCTCGGCGACGGCCTACGCGGCGGCACGCCTGCAGCTCGGGCTCGACAAGCCGCTCACCGTGCAGTTCCTGATCTACGTGCGCGATGTGCTGCATGGCAACTTCGGCATGTCGCTGCTGACGGCACACCCTGTCATCGAAGACATCCAGCGCGTGTTCCCCGCGACGCTCGAACTCGCGACCCTATCGACGATCATCGGCGTGCTGGTAGGGGTGCCGCTGGGCGTGATCGCCGCCGTGCGCCACAACCGCTGGATCGATCATGTTGCACGCTTTGTCGGTCTCGTTGGCAGCTCGGTGCCGGTGTTCTGGCTTGGACTGATGGGACTGCTGTTGTTCTACGCGAAGCTGCACTGGGTAGCCGGCCCGGGGCGCGTCGATCCCGTATTCGACGGTATGGTCGATACGCATACGGGCAGCCTGCTGGTCGATTCACTCATCGCGGGCGAATGGGATGTGTTTTTCAATGCGTTCTCCCATATCGCGCTACCTGCGGCCATTCTCGGCTACTACTCGGTCGCTTATCTGAGCCGGATGACGCGTTCGTTCATGCTCGAGCAGCTGAACCAGGAGTACATCACCACGGCACGCGCAAAAGGCTTGCCCGAGCGCCGGGTGATCTGGCGTCACGCCTTCGGCAATATCGCCGTGCCGCTTCTGACCGTCATCGCACTCACGTACAGCTATCTGCTCGAAGGCTCGGTGCTGACCGAAATCGTCTTCGCCTGGCCCGGTATCGGCTCGTATCTGACTGGCGCGCTGCTGAATGCCGATATGAACGCCGTGCTTGGCAGCACGCTCGTGATCGGCGTCACGTTCATCGCGCTCAATCTGCTGACCGACGCGCTGTATCGCGTGTTCGATCCGCGCGCCCGCTGATGTTCCGCAGGTTTTTTTCGTGCTTCCCCCGTTCGATCAATCAACGCAAACGCAGGACTGGCCGATGAATGCCGCGCCCCGACGATGGAAAGACTGGCTGCTGAGCGACACGCCCGCGTCACGCAAACAGGCCGCGCTCGGCCTTGCCTATCGGCGCTGGCGACGCTTTGCGAGAAATCCGCTGTCAGTGTTCGGCTTTGTGATTCTCGCCTTGCTGATCATCGTCGCGGCAATCGGACCGCTGATCGCGCCGCACGATCCCCTGCAGCAAGTCCTCTCCGACCGCCTTCTGCCGCCGGGTTCGCCATCGCACTGGTTCGGCACCGACCAGCTTGGCCGCGACATCCTCTCGCGGCTGATCTACGGCTCGCGGCTCACGCTTTCGATTGCGATTCTCGTCGTGGTGATCGTGGTTCCAGTCGGCCTCCTGATCGGCACCACCTCCGGCTTTTTTGGCGGCTGGGTCGATAACGCGCTGATGCGGATCACCGACGTGGCCCTCGCGTTTCCGAAGATCGTGCTGGCGCTCGCGTTCGCGGCCGCGCTGGGACCGGGTGTCATCAACGCGGTGATCGCGATTTCGATTACGGCGTGGCCGTCGTATGCACGCCTCGCGCGGGCGGAGACCTTGCGGCTCGTGCAAGCCGATTTCATTCACGTCGCGCGGTTGCAGGGTGCGTCGCAGATACGCATCCTCTTGCGCTATATCGTGCCGCTGTGCTCGTCGTCGGTGATCGTGCGTGCGACGCTCGATATGGCTGGCATCATTCTCACCGTCGCGGGTCTTGGGTTCCTCGGCCTCGGCGCGCAACCGCCGAGCCCCGAATGGGGTTACATGGTCGCGTCGGGCCGGAACGTGCTGCTCGATTCGTGGTGGGTGGCCACCATTCCGGGCTTTGCCATTCTGTTGGTGAGTCTTGCCTTCAACCTGCTCGGCGACGGTCTGCGAGACGTCTTCGATCCGCACCATGGAGGCTGACATGCCAGCCGATATGACACAACCCCTGTGTGAAATCGACGACCTGCGAGTCGGCTTTCGCGATCACGACGGCAAATTGACGGAAGCCGTACGCGGCCTGTCGCTGACGCTCCATCGCGGCGAGCGGCTTGGCATCGTCGGCGAATCCGGTTCGGGCAAATCGCTGTCCGGGCGCGCGCTGCTCGGCCTGCTGCCGCCTGCCGCGCAATGCCATGCGAAGGCGATGAAGTTCGATGGTCAGGATCTGCTGGCGATGTCGGCACGCAAGCGCCGGCAACTGTGCGGCCAGCAGATGGGCATGATCCTGCAGGATCCAAAGTACTCACTGAACCCGGTGATGACCGTCGCGCAGCAGATGCGCGAAGCGTTCGAACTGCACGGCCCGAAGCTCGGCCGCCGCGAGATGCGCGAGAAGATCATCGCGGCGCTGGCAGCGGTGCACATCCGCAATCCGGAGCGTGTCGCCGATGCCTACCCGCACGAGTTGTCGGGCGGCATGGGACAACGCGTGATGATCGCCATGATGGTGTCGTCCGGCCCGCGACTCCTCGTCGCCGACGAGCCGACCAGCGCGCTCGACGTGCTCGTCTCGATGCAGGTGCTCGGGATTCTCGACGAAATGATCGAAAAGCACGGCACGGGCCTCATTTTCATCAGCCATGACCTGCCGCTCGTGATGTCGTTCTGCGACCGAGTCGTTGTGATGTACGCGGGTCGCGTTGTGGAAACCTGCGCGGCACGCGATCTCGTTCACGCCCAGCATCCCTACACGCGCGGCCTGCTCGCGGCGAATCCACCGCTCATCAATCCGCCCGATGAACTGCCCGTGCTGAAGCGGGACGCAGCGTGGCTCACGCAATCGGCAGGAGCGT
Above is a genomic segment from Paraburkholderia aromaticivorans containing:
- a CDS encoding ABC transporter permease, with the translated sequence MSTPLTTRERMRALSAESASVRWTLRLVRWIFTLVITFTGLLAVTFVIGRKIPIDPVLAILGDRASATAYAAARLQLGLDKPLTVQFLIYVRDVLHGNFGMSLLTAHPVIEDIQRVFPATLELATLSTIIGVLVGVPLGVIAAVRHNRWIDHVARFVGLVGSSVPVFWLGLMGLLLFYAKLHWVAGPGRVDPVFDGMVDTHTGSLLVDSLIAGEWDVFFNAFSHIALPAAILGYYSVAYLSRMTRSFMLEQLNQEYITTARAKGLPERRVIWRHAFGNIAVPLLTVIALTYSYLLEGSVLTEIVFAWPGIGSYLTGALLNADMNAVLGSTLVIGVTFIALNLLTDALYRVFDPRAR
- the nikC gene encoding nickel transporter permease — protein: MNAAPRRWKDWLLSDTPASRKQAALGLAYRRWRRFARNPLSVFGFVILALLIIVAAIGPLIAPHDPLQQVLSDRLLPPGSPSHWFGTDQLGRDILSRLIYGSRLTLSIAILVVVIVVPVGLLIGTTSGFFGGWVDNALMRITDVALAFPKIVLALAFAAALGPGVINAVIAISITAWPSYARLARAETLRLVQADFIHVARLQGASQIRILLRYIVPLCSSSVIVRATLDMAGIILTVAGLGFLGLGAQPPSPEWGYMVASGRNVLLDSWWVATIPGFAILLVSLAFNLLGDGLRDVFDPHHGG
- a CDS encoding ABC transporter ATP-binding protein codes for the protein MPADMTQPLCEIDDLRVGFRDHDGKLTEAVRGLSLTLHRGERLGIVGESGSGKSLSGRALLGLLPPAAQCHAKAMKFDGQDLLAMSARKRRQLCGQQMGMILQDPKYSLNPVMTVAQQMREAFELHGPKLGRREMREKIIAALAAVHIRNPERVADAYPHELSGGMGQRVMIAMMVSSGPRLLVADEPTSALDVLVSMQVLGILDEMIEKHGTGLIFISHDLPLVMSFCDRVVVMYAGRVVETCAARDLVHAQHPYTRGLLAANPPLINPPDELPVLKRDAAWLTQSAGASA